A genomic segment from Paenibacillus sp. FSL K6-1096 encodes:
- a CDS encoding SDR family NAD(P)-dependent oxidoreductase produces the protein MTAKKLEGKVAIVTGGGSGIGRASVLEFARNGAKVALLDRTVENAEEVAAQIRREGGVATVFECDIAEPQQVEHAVKEVVSKYGQLDIVFANAGINGAMTPIETMDIEAWDQTIQINLRGTFATVKYAIPHLKEKGGSILINSSINGNRVFSNIGFSAYSTTKAGQVAFMKMAALELAQYKIRVNAICPGAITTNIDDNTYPSDDLKEVQIQVEFPDGGQPLEKGPGRPDQVAKLALFLASEDSDHISGTEIFCDGAESLLHG, from the coding sequence ATGACTGCGAAGAAACTGGAGGGTAAAGTGGCAATCGTTACAGGAGGCGGCTCGGGCATTGGCCGGGCATCGGTACTGGAGTTCGCAAGGAACGGGGCCAAGGTGGCATTGCTGGACCGGACGGTAGAGAATGCGGAGGAGGTGGCTGCGCAGATCCGCCGGGAAGGCGGCGTAGCCACTGTATTTGAGTGCGATATTGCCGAGCCGCAGCAGGTCGAGCATGCCGTGAAGGAGGTTGTCAGCAAGTATGGACAACTGGATATTGTCTTCGCCAATGCCGGGATCAACGGGGCGATGACTCCGATTGAGACGATGGATATCGAGGCCTGGGACCAGACGATTCAGATTAATCTGCGGGGGACCTTCGCCACCGTCAAATATGCCATTCCCCATCTGAAGGAGAAGGGCGGCAGCATTCTGATCAACAGCTCCATTAACGGCAACCGGGTGTTCTCCAACATCGGGTTCTCCGCCTACAGCACAACGAAGGCCGGACAGGTCGCATTCATGAAAATGGCGGCGCTGGAGCTGGCCCAGTACAAAATCCGCGTCAACGCCATCTGTCCGGGAGCCATCACTACGAATATTGACGATAATACCTATCCTTCCGATGATCTGAAGGAAGTACAGATTCAGGTGGAATTCCCGGACGGCGGCCAGCCGCTGGAGAAGGGACCCGGACGTCCGGATCAGGTAGCCAAGCTGGCGCTGTTCCTGGCCTCGGAGGATTCGGATCATATCAGCGGAACCGAAATCTTCTGTGACGGGGCAGAGTCGCTGCTGCACGGCTGA